AATGCGTCCACCAATCATTTTCCCAAAAATTAGAAAGTACAAAGAGGTGGAAATAACCGGCGGAACCAATGTTTGGACCCAAATTCTTAAATAGCGATTGGTTTCTTTAATAGCTAAACTTTTTAAAGCAGTGAAATAAACTTTATACATCTTGGCGGTCTCCTTGTCGTTTTTCTTCAGTGATTTTTAAGAATAATTCTTCTAAACGGTTGGAACGATTGCGCATAGACACCACTTTAATCTGTTGTTGACTTAACTGCTCAAAAATCCCATTGATGCCTTGTTCGCGCTGCACGTCAACCACTAACGTTTGCGGATCTTCAAACGAATAAATATAACCATCAATCACCGGCGCTTTTTCATAAGGATCTAAATCAAAAATAAAGGTCTCATATTGTAGTTTAGCCAGTAAAGCCTTCATACTGGTGTTTTCAATCAATTCCCCCGCTTGGATAATGCCAATATTACGACACAGCATCTCTGCTTCTTCTAAATAGTGGGTGGTTAAAATAATCGTCGTCCCCGCTTCATTCAATTGGCGCAAAGACTGCCACATTTCACGACGCAATTCAATATCAACCCCTGCGGTGGGTTCATCCAAAATCAATAACCTAGGCTCATGCATTAAGGCCCGTGCAATCATCAAACGGCGTTTCATCCCTCCCGAAAGCATCCGCGCACGCACATGACGTTTCTCCCATAAATCGGATTGTTTTAAATATTTTTCACTCCGCACCAAGGCTTCTTTACGCGGAACACCATAATAACCCGCTTGATTTACCACAATTTGTTCAACTGTTTCAAAGGGGTTAAAGTTAAATTCCTGTGGCACTAAGCCGATTTGTTGTTTGGCTTTTTCTAAATCGGTATCTAGATCATAACCAAACACACGCACACTCCCCGACGTTTTATTAACTAGAGAGCTCACAATCCCGATAGTCGTGGATTTGCCCGCTCCATTTGGACCAAGCAAGGCATAAAAATCCCCTTCTTCAACCGCTAAATCTAAACCTTTTAAGGCTTCCACCCCGGTTGCATAAACTTTTTTCAAATCATTTAATTCCAATGCAAATGCCATGTTGTCGCGCTCCTCATGAATTTTTTTCATTTAAAAACATGCAGCAAATGGCTACATGTTTCTGTTTACCCTATTCAGCCTCCGCTAAGGCAAGGATATTTACTTTAATGGTATCTCTAACCTCACGAAACTTGTTCATCACTTCTTCAGCCGTACCGGTCGCCCGCGCTGGATCTTCCAAGTCCCAATGAACATGCGTCGACGTCGGTGGAATCACCGGACAATTGTCCCGCGCATCGCCACATAAGGTAATGATTAAATCGGCTGCCGCAAAATACACCGGGTCAATCACATCCGACGTTTGCATGTGAATATCCACCCCGTCCTCCAACATTACCTGAACCGCCTTCGGATTCAAACCATGCGACTCAATTCCAGCACTTTGAATGATATAATCCCTTGAACTCAACAGCTTTTTAGCATAACCTTCCGCCATTTGACTCCGACAAGAATTCCCCGTGCATAAAAAATAGATCTTCTTCATGATGAATAACCCCTTTTTTATAATAAATACCACTGCAAATCCGTCACTGTTAGCCACCTATACTTTAACTACAAGAATATTATACGTTACTTCTATCCTTACGGCTATGAGAAATTGACGCCTATCTTAACCCGTATAGCTAATTGAGCCTGTTTCCAACAATTCCTTGAGTCCCAAAAACATGTAATGCCAGCCTTGTTCCGTGCTGGTTAACCATTCACCTTCTGCTTTTTCAATATCCACGGCCGTCCATTCTGGCTCATGAATAACATGGATTTCTTGCGTAAAAATCATTGATGTGCCTTCATCGTTAGCCTTTAATTCAACCGTCAAAGTATCAAACAAATCCTCATAACCGACCGGACTGAGTTCGGGCATCATAAAAGTTAAAACCAACTTATGAGGGGCGTCGACCAACAAATATTCACCCACCGCCCGATAATCCTTGCCTTGGCGATGGTCGACAATTTCCCACTGTCCTCCCACCACCGGCTCATTGACAGCTACTTTATTGGTCGCTTTCAAGGTAAACAACCATTGACGCATCATCTCTGGCTTAGTCCAGGCATCAAAGACTTTATCAATACTCACACCAAATTCTCGAATCATACTTAATGCGACCGTTGAAACATTTTCCATTGGATTCACTCCTTATAATATCATCTTCCAGGGGCTTTCTTGCATGACTAACCACCTTAACCCCATGGTAACAGACGCCTGAAAATCTTCCACAAAGTATATGGCAGGGATATTTATTTGGTTGGGTAAGAGGGAGTTTTCAATGGGAAGTCGGCTGAGCGGGCCGGCTCTGACCACGAAAGCGCCCGGAGCTATCACGGCATTATAAATGGCTAAGATTTCCAGTACACTTTCGGTCATGGCCTGTTCATCGGCCGGTGGCTGCGCATCAATTAAATGCGGGAGGTATTTCGCTTCACCGGCCAGATTGTGACGGCCTTCAACGAGTGTCCCCTGAGAAAAAATACTAATGCCCGGCATACTGTTTTCCGGATAAAAAATCCCCACCACGGTATTATCAAGACTTAAATGATGCAAACGACTGTAGCCAATCGTCATTAAATGCGCATCGTTTTGAATCCGAACAGGGATATCAGTAAGGGTCGCTAGAGCTGCCTCAATATTCCAGCCATCAAACAAATCGCCCCAGCTGGACACCACCACCCCTTGGTAAATTTTCCCAGGTAGCGACAGACCAATTTGCGCTAAGTTCTCTACTTGTTTTAAAAAATGCTGGACATGCGTCAGCAATTCATTTAAATCAACCTGGTTAAATGGCCTTTTGGCTTCATACTTAACGGTCCCTTTTAGGTTAACGATTTGACCAAAAAGAATCAATTTGCGGTCATCGGCCGTTTTTTCTTCTTGAATACTCAGCAATAAATCATGTTGCAGATCGTAATTGAAAGCATAGTTCAAGGCCGGTCTGCCTAATGGTTGCTGGACCGCTTCCCCTTCTAATAAAATATTTGCTTCCACCAATTGTTTAACTAAGGCATTAATCGTAACCACACTTAAGCCCGTTTCTTTAGCCATTTCCGCTTTTATGGCTGTCCCTTTTTCAAACATAAAGGTTTCTAGGCGATTGAGGTTCTGTTGGCGGATCAAATTTTGATTTTGTGTCATTTCGGCTCCCCTCTTTAATTAAATCGATTAATAAACTCATATTAAATATAGTCTATCCCGTCGGAAAAGTAAATCGGATATTTATTTAATTAACTTAAGTAAGGTTGTTTATTAATTTGAATAAATATGTTATAACTATACTAGAAAGTTTTCCAAAGGAGCTGGATCACCTTTTATGTCTATGAAAAAAATAAGCATTTTATCCCTATCAACCGTGACCGGTGCAGCCACAGCCATCACAACCATCA
This window of the Fundicoccus culcitae genome carries:
- a CDS encoding SRPBCC family protein, whose product is MENVSTVALSMIREFGVSIDKVFDAWTKPEMMRQWLFTLKATNKVAVNEPVVGGQWEIVDHRQGKDYRAVGEYLLVDAPHKLVLTFMMPELSPVGYEDLFDTLTVELKANDEGTSMIFTQEIHVIHEPEWTAVDIEKAEGEWLTSTEQGWHYMFLGLKELLETGSISYTG
- a CDS encoding ABC transporter ATP-binding protein translates to MAFALELNDLKKVYATGVEALKGLDLAVEEGDFYALLGPNGAGKSTTIGIVSSLVNKTSGSVRVFGYDLDTDLEKAKQQIGLVPQEFNFNPFETVEQIVVNQAGYYGVPRKEALVRSEKYLKQSDLWEKRHVRARMLSGGMKRRLMIARALMHEPRLLILDEPTAGVDIELRREMWQSLRQLNEAGTTIILTTHYLEEAEMLCRNIGIIQAGELIENTSMKALLAKLQYETFIFDLDPYEKAPVIDGYIYSFEDPQTLVVDVQREQGINGIFEQLSQQQIKVVSMRNRSNRLEELFLKITEEKRQGDRQDV
- the arsC gene encoding arsenate reductase (thioredoxin); translation: MKKIYFLCTGNSCRSQMAEGYAKKLLSSRDYIIQSAGIESHGLNPKAVQVMLEDGVDIHMQTSDVIDPVYFAAADLIITLCGDARDNCPVIPPTSTHVHWDLEDPARATGTAEEVMNKFREVRDTIKVNILALAEAE
- a CDS encoding ROK family protein; its protein translation is MTQNQNLIRQQNLNRLETFMFEKGTAIKAEMAKETGLSVVTINALVKQLVEANILLEGEAVQQPLGRPALNYAFNYDLQHDLLLSIQEEKTADDRKLILFGQIVNLKGTVKYEAKRPFNQVDLNELLTHVQHFLKQVENLAQIGLSLPGKIYQGVVVSSWGDLFDGWNIEAALATLTDIPVRIQNDAHLMTIGYSRLHHLSLDNTVVGIFYPENSMPGISIFSQGTLVEGRHNLAGEAKYLPHLIDAQPPADEQAMTESVLEILAIYNAVIAPGAFVVRAGPLSRLPIENSLLPNQINIPAIYFVEDFQASVTMGLRWLVMQESPWKMIL